A section of the Streptomyces sp. SCL15-4 genome encodes:
- a CDS encoding TrmH family RNA methyltransferase: MTDPLSRWRAHEEGAVLLDGFHALKHALRFGAEVLLAVTTDREATLGLAEELAGDVRGTLDALLTEVSGQAYASLVPRPHPTGVAALAVRPSREANLRALARTPRTAPVVVLDNPRNLGNAGAVIRLAAGFGATGVVTTGTLDPWHPTVVRGGAGLHFATAVERLDLAGLPAGPLFALDPEGEDIRGTRLPDDAVLAFGSERTGLSAELRARADHLLRLPMRPQVSSYNLATSVAMTLYHWSATGGGPAA, encoded by the coding sequence ATGACCGACCCGCTGAGCCGCTGGCGCGCGCACGAGGAGGGTGCCGTCCTGCTCGACGGCTTCCATGCCCTCAAGCACGCGCTGCGCTTCGGCGCCGAGGTGCTCCTCGCCGTCACCACCGACCGGGAGGCCACGCTCGGTCTCGCCGAGGAACTGGCCGGGGACGTCCGCGGCACCCTGGACGCCCTGCTGACGGAGGTGTCCGGGCAGGCGTACGCCTCCCTCGTCCCGCGTCCGCATCCGACCGGTGTGGCCGCCCTGGCCGTACGGCCGTCCCGGGAGGCGAATCTGCGGGCGCTCGCCCGCACGCCCCGCACCGCTCCCGTCGTGGTCCTGGACAACCCGCGCAACCTCGGCAACGCCGGCGCCGTGATCCGGCTGGCCGCCGGGTTCGGGGCGACGGGGGTGGTCACCACGGGCACGCTCGACCCCTGGCACCCCACCGTGGTGCGCGGCGGCGCGGGTCTGCACTTCGCGACCGCCGTGGAGCGCCTGGACCTCGCCGGCCTCCCCGCCGGGCCGCTGTTCGCGCTGGACCCGGAGGGCGAGGACATCCGCGGCACCCGGCTGCCGGACGACGCCGTGCTGGCCTTCGGCTCGGAACGCACCGGCCTCTCGGCGGAGCTGCGCGCCCGCGCCGACCATCTGCTGCGCCTGCCGATGCGCCCCCAGGTCTCCAGCTACAACCTCGCCACCAGCGTGGCGATGACGCTGTACCACTGGAGCGCGACCGGGGGCGGGCCCGCCGCCTAG
- a CDS encoding Lrp/AsnC family transcriptional regulator, which yields MAPEQMADGPQGGGTPPQPRPLDAIDQDILRILQADGRASIRSVAERVHVSRANAYARINRLVEDGVIRGFSARVDHERAGHGTSAYITLKIVQNSWRTVRERLRQLPGASHIALVGGDFDVLLLVHTPDNRALRELVLTRLQAIPEVLSSRTLLVFEEEDLEPDG from the coding sequence ATGGCGCCTGAACAAATGGCCGACGGGCCGCAGGGGGGCGGCACGCCGCCGCAGCCGCGCCCGCTGGACGCCATCGACCAGGACATCCTGAGGATCCTCCAGGCCGACGGCCGCGCCTCGATACGGTCCGTCGCCGAGCGGGTGCACGTCTCGCGCGCCAACGCCTACGCGCGGATCAACCGGCTCGTCGAGGACGGCGTGATCCGGGGTTTCAGCGCCCGCGTGGACCACGAGCGGGCCGGCCACGGCACGTCCGCCTACATCACGCTGAAGATCGTGCAGAACAGCTGGCGCACGGTCCGCGAACGGCTCCGGCAGCTGCCCGGCGCCTCCCACATCGCCCTGGTGGGCGGCGACTTCGATGTGCTGCTGCTGGTGCACACGCCCGACAACCGGGCGCTGCGCGAGCTGGTGCTGACCCGGCTCCAGGCGATCCCCGAGGTGCTCAGCAGCCGCACGCTGCTGGTGTTCGAGGAGGAGGACCTGGAGCCGGACGGCTGA
- the paaN gene encoding phenylacetic acid degradation protein PaaN, giving the protein MAAEPTAHELLRKHRPTLDQALEAIRTRAYWSPHPEHPKAYGEDGSLDAAAGKAAFDALLGNRLDLADQPGIDDWVGEEVSPYGIELGVSYPHADLDVLLPAMRNGQRAWRDAGPELRAVVCLEILKRISDRTHQFAHAVMHTSGQAFMMAFQAGGPHAQDRGLEAVAYAYAEQIRTPEQADWTKPQGKRDPLVLTKRFTAVPRGIGLVIGCNTFPTWNGYPGLFASLATGNAVLVKPHPRAVLPLALTVRVARDVLADAGFDPNLVALAAERPGEGIAKTLALRPEIKLIDYTGSTAFGDWLEANARQAQVYTEKAGVNTVIVHSTDDYRGMLSNLAFSLSLYSGQMCTTPQNLLIPRDGIATDQGHKTFDEVTADLARAVDGLLGDDARANALLGAIVNPDVKARLEAAAGLGEVALASREITNPEFPDAVVRTPVVVKLDGAKPDDEAAYMSECFGPVSFAVAVDSAADAVELLRRTVREKGAMTVGAYTTDAATEQAVEEACLEEAAQLSLNLTGGVYVNQTAAFSDFHGSGGNPAANAALTDSAFVANRFRMVEVRREA; this is encoded by the coding sequence ATGGCCGCCGAACCGACCGCCCACGAGCTGCTCCGGAAGCACCGGCCCACGCTCGACCAGGCGCTGGAAGCGATCCGCACGCGCGCGTACTGGTCCCCGCACCCCGAGCACCCGAAGGCGTACGGCGAGGACGGCAGCCTGGACGCGGCGGCGGGCAAGGCCGCCTTCGACGCCCTGCTGGGCAACCGCCTGGACCTCGCCGACCAGCCGGGCATCGACGACTGGGTCGGCGAGGAGGTCTCCCCGTACGGCATCGAGCTGGGCGTGAGCTACCCGCACGCGGACCTCGACGTGCTGCTGCCCGCGATGCGAAATGGGCAGCGCGCCTGGCGGGACGCGGGCCCGGAGCTGCGGGCCGTGGTCTGCCTGGAGATCCTCAAGCGGATCAGCGACCGCACGCACCAGTTCGCGCACGCGGTCATGCACACCTCCGGCCAGGCGTTCATGATGGCGTTCCAGGCGGGCGGCCCGCACGCCCAGGACCGCGGCCTGGAGGCGGTGGCGTACGCGTACGCGGAGCAGATCCGCACACCGGAGCAGGCGGACTGGACCAAGCCGCAGGGCAAGCGCGACCCGCTGGTCCTCACCAAGCGGTTCACCGCGGTCCCGCGCGGCATCGGCCTGGTCATCGGCTGCAACACCTTCCCGACCTGGAACGGCTACCCGGGCCTGTTCGCCTCCCTGGCCACCGGCAACGCGGTCCTGGTCAAGCCGCACCCGCGCGCGGTGCTGCCGCTCGCGCTGACCGTCCGCGTCGCCCGGGACGTGCTCGCCGACGCGGGCTTCGACCCGAACCTGGTCGCGCTGGCCGCCGAACGGCCCGGCGAGGGCATCGCCAAGACCCTCGCGCTGCGCCCCGAGATCAAGCTCATCGACTACACGGGCTCGACGGCGTTCGGGGACTGGCTGGAGGCCAACGCCCGCCAGGCGCAGGTCTACACGGAGAAGGCCGGCGTCAACACGGTGATCGTGCACTCCACGGACGACTACCGGGGCATGCTGTCCAACCTGGCGTTCTCGCTGTCCCTGTACAGCGGCCAGATGTGCACCACCCCGCAGAACCTGCTCATCCCCCGCGACGGCATCGCCACCGACCAGGGACACAAGACCTTCGACGAGGTCACCGCCGATCTCGCCCGCGCGGTCGACGGCCTGCTCGGCGACGACGCCCGCGCGAACGCGCTGCTCGGCGCGATCGTCAACCCGGACGTCAAGGCCCGCCTGGAGGCCGCGGCCGGTCTCGGGGAGGTCGCCCTCGCCTCCCGCGAGATCACCAACCCGGAGTTCCCGGACGCGGTGGTCCGCACCCCGGTCGTCGTCAAGCTGGACGGCGCCAAGCCGGACGACGAGGCCGCGTACATGAGCGAGTGCTTCGGCCCGGTCTCCTTCGCGGTCGCGGTCGACTCGGCGGCGGACGCCGTGGAGCTGCTGCGCCGCACCGTCCGGGAGAAGGGCGCCATGACGGTCGGCGCGTACACCACGGACGCCGCGACCGAGCAGGCCGTCGAGGAGGCATGCCTCGAAGAGGCGGCCCAGCTCTCCCTGAACCTGACCGGCGGGGTGTACGTCAACCAGACGGCCGCCTTCTCCGACTTCCACGGTTCCGGCGGCAACCCGGCGGCCAACGCGGCCCTCACCGACAGCGCCTTCGTGGCCAACCGCTTCCGGATGGTGGAGGTGCGGCGGGAGGCCTAG
- the paaA gene encoding 1,2-phenylacetyl-CoA epoxidase subunit PaaA has product MATAAAQRTDRTGADGAPDTAGTAAYQRAFDAAVAADERIEPRDWMPDAYRATLVRQIAQHAHSEIIGMQPEANWITRAPSLRRKAILMAKVQDEAGHGLYLYGAAETLGTGRDELLDKLHAGRQKYSSIFNYPTLTWADVGAIGWLVDGAAITNQVPLCRCSYGPYARAMVRICKEESFHQRQGYELLLALGKGTPEQHAMAQDAVDRWWWPSLMMFGPPDDESQHSAQSMEWKIKRHSNDELRQRFVDICVPQAESLGLTLPDPELRWNEERGHYDFGPIDWTEFWEVLKGNGPCNDQRLTQRRRAHDEGAWVREAAAAYAAKHTGDTGGTGATRA; this is encoded by the coding sequence ATGGCCACAGCAGCCGCGCAGCGCACGGACCGCACCGGGGCGGACGGCGCGCCGGACACCGCCGGCACGGCGGCCTACCAGCGCGCGTTCGACGCGGCCGTGGCCGCGGACGAACGCATCGAACCGCGCGACTGGATGCCCGACGCCTACCGCGCGACCCTGGTCCGGCAGATCGCCCAGCACGCGCACTCCGAGATCATCGGAATGCAGCCGGAGGCCAACTGGATCACCCGCGCGCCCTCCCTGCGCCGCAAGGCGATCCTGATGGCCAAGGTCCAGGACGAGGCGGGCCACGGCCTGTACCTGTACGGCGCGGCGGAGACGCTCGGCACCGGCCGCGACGAGCTGCTCGACAAACTGCACGCCGGCCGCCAGAAGTACTCCTCGATCTTCAACTACCCGACCCTGACCTGGGCCGACGTCGGCGCGATCGGCTGGCTGGTGGACGGCGCCGCGATCACCAACCAGGTGCCCCTGTGCCGCTGCTCCTACGGCCCGTACGCCCGCGCGATGGTCCGGATCTGCAAGGAGGAGTCCTTCCACCAGCGCCAGGGCTACGAACTGCTGCTGGCCCTCGGCAAGGGCACACCGGAGCAGCACGCCATGGCACAGGACGCCGTGGACCGCTGGTGGTGGCCGTCGCTGATGATGTTCGGCCCGCCCGACGACGAGTCCCAGCACTCCGCGCAGTCGATGGAGTGGAAGATCAAGCGCCACTCCAACGACGAGCTGCGCCAGCGCTTCGTGGACATCTGCGTCCCGCAGGCCGAATCCCTGGGCCTCACCCTCCCCGACCCGGAGCTGCGGTGGAACGAGGAGCGGGGGCACTACGACTTCGGCCCGATCGACTGGACGGAGTTCTGGGAGGTCCTCAAGGGCAACGGCCCCTGCAACGACCAGCGCCTCACCCAGCGCAGGCGCGCCCACGACGAGGGCGCGTGGGTACGGGAAGCCGCCGCGGCCTACGCGGCCAAGCACACCGGCGACACCGGTGGGACGGGAGCGACGCGAGCATGA
- a CDS encoding TetR/AcrR family transcriptional regulator, which translates to MTTARRDTYTPETLLSVAVRVFNERGYDGTSMEHLSKAAGISKSSIYHHVSGKEELLRRAVSRALDGLFAILDEEHARTGRAADRLEHVVRRMVEVLTAELPHVTLLLRVRGNTETERWALERRRDFDHRVAGLMKAAADDGDIRGDVEVRLATRLVFGMINSIVEWYRPDVRGASDRDVADAVVQLVFSGLRRG; encoded by the coding sequence ATGACCACGGCCCGACGCGACACCTACACCCCCGAGACGCTGCTCTCCGTCGCCGTGCGGGTCTTCAACGAACGCGGCTACGACGGCACCTCCATGGAGCACCTGTCCAAGGCGGCCGGCATCTCCAAGTCGTCGATCTACCACCACGTCAGCGGCAAGGAGGAACTGCTGCGCCGGGCCGTCAGCCGCGCGCTGGACGGCCTGTTCGCGATCCTCGACGAGGAGCACGCGCGTACCGGGCGCGCCGCCGACCGGCTGGAGCACGTGGTGCGCCGCATGGTCGAGGTGCTCACCGCCGAACTGCCCCACGTCACGCTGCTGCTGCGCGTGCGCGGCAACACCGAGACCGAGCGGTGGGCGCTGGAGCGGCGCCGCGACTTCGACCACCGGGTGGCCGGGCTGATGAAGGCGGCGGCGGACGACGGCGACATACGCGGCGACGTGGAGGTGCGGCTGGCCACCCGGCTGGTCTTCGGAATGATCAACTCCATCGTGGAGTGGTACCGGCCGGACGTGCGCGGCGCCAGCGACCGGGACGTGGCCGACGCCGTCGTCCAGTTGGTCTTCTCGGGGCTGCGCCGGGGCTGA
- a CDS encoding 3-hydroxyacyl-CoA dehydrogenase, producing MTGLDLSSPVAVVGTGTMGQGIAQVALVAGHPVRLYDAVPGRARDAAGAIGARLDRLVDKGRLAAGDRDAARARLTPVDGLAELADCGLVVEAVLERLDVKQRLFGELEDVVAEDCLLATNTSSLSVTAIGGALRHPGRFVGLHFFNPAPLLPLVEVVSGFATDFTSATRAYETARAWGKTPVACADTPGFIVNRIARPFYAEAFAVYESQAADPATIDAVLRESGGFKMGAFELTDLIGQDVNESVTHSVWQSFFQDVRFTPSLAQRRLVESGRLGRKSGRGWYDYADGAERPEPHTADKEQPPAYVVAEGGLGPAAELLTLIREAGIQVREEDENQGTRLVLPGGGDLVLADGQTSGEFGDVVYFDLALDYRKATRIALSASPDTSPRALAEATGLFQALGKDVSVIGDVPGMIVARTVARIIDLAHDAVAKGVATEEDIDTAMRLGVNYPLGPFEWDRGLGRDFAFDLLDEMHERDPSGRYAPSLALYRHAYANDRRENTS from the coding sequence ATGACAGGACTCGACCTCAGCAGCCCCGTGGCCGTCGTCGGCACCGGCACCATGGGCCAGGGCATCGCCCAGGTCGCGCTGGTCGCCGGCCATCCCGTACGGCTGTACGACGCCGTGCCCGGGCGGGCCCGGGACGCGGCCGGAGCGATCGGCGCCCGGCTCGACCGGCTCGTGGACAAGGGCCGGCTCGCCGCCGGCGACCGGGACGCGGCCCGCGCCCGTCTCACGCCCGTGGACGGCCTCGCGGAGCTGGCCGACTGCGGCCTGGTCGTCGAGGCGGTCCTGGAGCGGCTGGACGTCAAGCAGCGGCTCTTCGGCGAGCTGGAGGACGTCGTCGCCGAGGACTGCCTGCTGGCCACCAACACCTCCTCGCTGTCGGTGACGGCGATCGGCGGCGCCCTGCGCCACCCGGGCCGCTTCGTCGGCCTGCACTTCTTCAACCCCGCGCCGCTGCTGCCGCTGGTGGAGGTGGTCTCCGGCTTCGCCACCGACTTCACGTCGGCCACGCGCGCGTACGAGACCGCCCGCGCCTGGGGCAAGACCCCGGTGGCCTGCGCCGACACTCCCGGTTTCATCGTCAACCGCATCGCCCGGCCCTTCTACGCCGAGGCGTTCGCCGTCTACGAGTCCCAGGCCGCCGACCCCGCGACCATCGACGCGGTCCTGCGCGAGTCGGGCGGCTTCAAGATGGGCGCGTTCGAGCTGACCGACCTGATCGGCCAGGACGTCAACGAGTCCGTCACCCACTCGGTGTGGCAGTCCTTCTTCCAGGACGTGCGCTTCACCCCCTCCCTGGCCCAGCGGCGCCTGGTGGAGTCCGGCCGGCTCGGCCGCAAGAGCGGACGCGGCTGGTACGACTACGCCGACGGCGCCGAGCGGCCCGAGCCGCACACCGCCGACAAGGAGCAGCCGCCCGCCTACGTCGTCGCCGAGGGCGGCCTGGGCCCGGCGGCCGAGCTGCTCACGCTGATCCGTGAGGCGGGCATCCAGGTCCGCGAGGAGGACGAGAACCAGGGCACCCGCCTGGTCCTGCCCGGCGGCGGTGACCTGGTGCTGGCCGACGGCCAGACCTCCGGCGAGTTCGGCGACGTCGTCTACTTCGACCTCGCGCTGGACTACCGGAAGGCCACCCGGATCGCCCTGTCCGCCTCCCCGGACACCTCGCCGCGCGCCCTCGCCGAGGCCACCGGGCTCTTCCAGGCGCTCGGCAAGGACGTCAGCGTCATCGGCGACGTCCCCGGCATGATCGTCGCGCGTACCGTCGCCCGGATCATCGACCTCGCCCACGACGCCGTCGCCAAGGGCGTGGCCACCGAGGAGGACATCGACACCGCGATGCGCCTGGGCGTCAACTACCCGCTCGGCCCCTTCGAGTGGGACCGCGGGCTCGGGCGCGACTTCGCCTTCGACCTCCTGGACGAGATGCACGAGCGCGACCCTTCCGGACGCTACGCGCCCTCCCTCGCGCTCTACCGGCACGCCTACGCCAACGACCGGCGGGAGAACACCTCATGA
- a CDS encoding DUF5819 family protein — MDAYDEDSREPQAPGGPAGTRLPEQPPQQARPPQPSPPSGAGPWPRIDPTPPGPRTGAPGPRTGVAALSLPYQVGAALALAVVGVAACVHLLMVFLSLAPSNTVTKQHGEAIEEWVYPEFEQNWKLFAPNPLQQNIAVQVRAEVRTRDGGLRTTGWTDLSAQDGAAIDGNLVPSHTQQNELRRAWDFFTATHGTDNRAVGLRGSLSEQYLRRLVVMRLYRSDPTSRDGVIQRVQVRSSTLNVQPPAWSRERVPDKPVYRLLPWWSLTSDEAAGGVR, encoded by the coding sequence ATGGACGCGTACGACGAGGACTCGCGGGAACCGCAGGCTCCCGGCGGGCCGGCCGGGACGCGTCTCCCGGAACAGCCGCCACAGCAGGCAAGGCCGCCACAGCCGTCCCCGCCGTCCGGCGCCGGCCCTTGGCCCCGCATCGACCCCACCCCGCCCGGTCCCCGTACCGGCGCCCCCGGTCCCCGTACCGGAGTGGCCGCCCTCTCCCTTCCCTACCAGGTCGGTGCCGCGCTGGCGCTCGCGGTGGTCGGAGTGGCCGCCTGTGTGCACCTGCTGATGGTGTTCCTCAGCCTCGCGCCCTCCAACACCGTGACGAAGCAGCACGGCGAGGCGATAGAGGAATGGGTGTATCCCGAGTTCGAGCAGAACTGGAAGCTGTTCGCCCCCAATCCGCTCCAGCAGAACATCGCCGTACAGGTCCGCGCCGAGGTGCGGACGCGGGACGGCGGGCTGCGCACCACCGGCTGGACCGACCTGTCCGCCCAGGACGGCGCCGCCATCGACGGCAACCTGGTGCCGAGCCACACGCAGCAGAACGAACTGCGCCGCGCCTGGGACTTCTTCACCGCCACCCACGGCACCGACAACCGTGCCGTGGGCCTGCGCGGCTCGCTGTCCGAGCAGTACCTGCGCCGGCTCGTGGTGATGCGCCTGTACCGGAGCGATCCGACGAGCCGGGACGGCGTGATCCAGCGCGTACAGGTCCGTTCCAGCACCCTCAATGTGCAGCCGCCCGCCTGGAGTCGTGAACGCGTGCCCGACAAGCCCGTCTACCGCCTGCTGCCCTGGTGGTCCCTGACGTCCGACGAGGCCGCGGGAGGCGTGCGGTGA
- the paaB gene encoding 1,2-phenylacetyl-CoA epoxidase subunit PaaB → MSTTDWPLWEVFVRSRRGLSHTHAGSLHAPDAELALRNARDLYTRRGEGVSIWVVPATAITASSPDEKDPFFEPAADKPYRHPTFYEIPEGVKHL, encoded by the coding sequence ATGAGCACCACCGACTGGCCCCTGTGGGAGGTCTTCGTGCGCTCCCGGCGCGGCCTGTCCCACACCCACGCCGGCAGCCTGCACGCGCCCGACGCCGAGCTGGCCCTGCGCAACGCCCGCGATCTGTACACCCGGCGCGGCGAGGGCGTGTCCATCTGGGTCGTCCCGGCCACCGCGATCACCGCCTCCTCGCCGGACGAGAAGGACCCCTTCTTCGAGCCGGCCGCCGACAAGCCCTACCGGCACCCGACCTTCTACGAGATCCCGGAAGGGGTGAAGCACCTGTGA
- a CDS encoding HTTM domain-containing protein, which produces MNQFSLTLSRGIARVTGAALGPYQSAVIRIGFAGTWLLFLLREFPHRQELYGPSGPWGWNLARQLTDDNHAFTALLWSDGRLWFEVCYALALLAAASLALGWRTRTSSLLFMVGVLSLQNRSVFVGDGGDNVLHLMSIYLVFTRCGQVWSLDARRAAREAAARARGERVAADRVGPVLWAVLGLALGAATLTGRFDNGRVIPVLLWTAWAGLGLWWAAGRRAASREPRVLLDVVANILHNGALVVIMAEACLIYATAGWYKVQGSRWQDGTAVYYPLHLDYFSPWPALADLMSSSGTIMMIVAYGTVMVQVAFPFSLFNRRVKNVLLVMMMAEHAVIAVVLGLPFFSLAMIAADSVFLPTSFLRRLGDLAARARGRLARRAVPAPRSAEEGTPDHVGFTA; this is translated from the coding sequence GTGAACCAGTTCTCACTGACGCTGTCGCGCGGTATCGCGCGGGTCACCGGCGCGGCCCTCGGCCCGTACCAGAGCGCCGTGATCCGGATCGGGTTCGCCGGGACCTGGCTGCTGTTCCTGCTGCGCGAGTTCCCCCACCGCCAGGAGCTGTACGGACCCTCCGGGCCCTGGGGCTGGAACCTCGCCAGACAGCTGACCGACGACAATCACGCCTTCACGGCGCTGCTGTGGTCCGACGGGCGGCTGTGGTTCGAGGTCTGCTACGCGCTGGCCCTCCTCGCCGCCGCCTCGCTGGCGCTCGGCTGGCGCACCCGCACCTCCTCCCTGCTGTTCATGGTCGGCGTGCTGTCGTTGCAGAACCGCAGCGTCTTCGTGGGCGACGGCGGCGACAACGTGCTGCACCTGATGTCGATCTACCTGGTGTTCACGCGCTGCGGACAGGTCTGGTCCCTCGACGCCCGCCGAGCGGCGCGCGAGGCGGCGGCACGCGCGCGCGGGGAGCGGGTGGCCGCCGACCGGGTGGGTCCGGTGCTGTGGGCGGTGCTCGGTCTGGCGCTCGGCGCGGCGACGCTGACCGGGCGGTTCGACAACGGCCGGGTGATCCCGGTGCTGCTGTGGACGGCCTGGGCGGGACTCGGCCTGTGGTGGGCCGCCGGGCGCCGGGCGGCCTCGCGGGAGCCACGGGTCCTGCTCGACGTCGTGGCCAACATCCTGCACAACGGCGCCCTGGTCGTGATCATGGCGGAGGCGTGCCTGATCTACGCCACGGCCGGCTGGTACAAGGTCCAGGGCTCGCGCTGGCAGGACGGGACCGCCGTCTACTACCCGCTCCACCTGGACTACTTCTCGCCCTGGCCGGCGCTGGCGGACCTGATGTCCTCCAGCGGCACGATCATGATGATCGTGGCCTACGGGACGGTCATGGTGCAGGTCGCCTTCCCGTTCAGCCTGTTCAACCGGCGGGTCAAGAACGTCCTGCTGGTGATGATGATGGCCGAGCACGCGGTGATCGCGGTCGTCCTCGGCCTGCCGTTCTTCTCGCTGGCGATGATCGCCGCCGACTCGGTCTTCCTGCCGACGTCCTTCCTGCGCCGGCTCGGCGACCTGGCGGCACGCGCGCGCGGGCGGCTCGCCCGCCGTGCGGTGCCGGCGCCGCGCTCCGCGGAGGAGGGCACCCCCGACCACGTAGGGTTCACCGCATGA
- the paaC gene encoding 1,2-phenylacetyl-CoA epoxidase subunit PaaC: protein MTATGPATVPVTAALALGDDALVLSHRLGEWAGHAPVLEEEVALANIALDLLGQARVLLSLAGDEDELAYLREERAFRNLQLVEQPNGDFAHTIARQLYFSTYQHLLYAELAAGGGPFAPLAAKAVKEVAYHRDHAEQWTLRLGDGTDTSRERMARACAALWRYTGEMFQPVEGLTADWAALEERWLESVGDVLTRATLTLPGGPRTGAWSAGAGRQGLHTEPFGRMLAEMQHLHRSHPGASW, encoded by the coding sequence GTGACCGCCACCGGCCCCGCCACCGTCCCGGTGACCGCCGCGCTCGCCCTCGGCGACGACGCCCTGGTGCTCTCCCACCGCCTCGGGGAGTGGGCCGGACACGCTCCCGTCCTGGAGGAGGAGGTCGCCCTCGCCAACATCGCCCTGGACCTGCTCGGCCAGGCCCGGGTGCTGCTGTCGCTGGCCGGCGACGAGGACGAACTGGCGTATCTGCGCGAGGAACGCGCCTTCCGCAACCTCCAGCTGGTCGAGCAGCCGAACGGCGACTTCGCGCACACCATCGCCCGCCAGCTGTACTTCTCCACCTACCAACATCTCCTCTACGCCGAACTGGCCGCGGGCGGCGGCCCGTTCGCGCCGCTGGCCGCGAAGGCCGTGAAGGAGGTCGCCTACCACCGCGACCACGCCGAGCAGTGGACCCTGCGGCTCGGCGACGGCACGGACACCAGCCGCGAACGGATGGCCCGCGCCTGCGCCGCGCTGTGGCGGTACACCGGGGAGATGTTCCAGCCGGTGGAGGGCCTGACCGCCGACTGGGCAGCGCTGGAGGAACGCTGGCTGGAGTCCGTCGGGGACGTGCTGACCCGTGCCACACTCACCCTGCCCGGGGGACCGCGCACCGGGGCCTGGTCGGCGGGCGCCGGCCGGCAGGGCCTGCACACCGAGCCGTTCGGCCGGATGCTGGCCGAGATGCAGCACCTGCACCGCAGCCACCCGGGGGCGTCATGGTGA
- the pdhA gene encoding pyruvate dehydrogenase (acetyl-transferring) E1 component subunit alpha, translated as MTVLEQRGAYRPSPPPAWQPRTDPAPLLPDAEPYRVLGTESAAGTDPGLLLRLYAQLVRGRRYNTQATALTKQGRLAVYPSSTGQEACQIGAALALEERDWLFPSYRDTLAVIARGVDPVEALTLLRGDWHSGYDPCAHRVAPLSTPLATQLPHAVGLAHAARLKGDDVVALAMVGDGGTSEGDFHEALNFAAVWQAPVVFLVQNNGFAISVPLAKQTAAPSLAHKAVGYGMPGRLVDGNDAAAVHQVLGEAVRHARAGGGPTLVEAVTYRLDAHTNADDATRYREDAEVAAWRAHDPVELLERELTARGLLDEAGIEAARKDAETMAASLRERMNRDPEPDPMALFDHVYAENTAQLREQRALLRAELEAEREPSGGPGEEPGAREGGAR; from the coding sequence ATGACGGTTCTGGAGCAGCGGGGCGCGTACCGGCCGTCGCCGCCGCCCGCCTGGCAGCCCCGTACGGACCCCGCGCCGCTGCTGCCCGACGCCGAGCCCTACCGCGTGCTCGGCACCGAGTCGGCCGCCGGGACCGACCCCGGCCTGCTGCTCCGGCTCTACGCCCAGCTGGTGCGCGGGCGCCGCTACAACACGCAGGCCACCGCCCTGACCAAGCAGGGCCGGCTCGCCGTCTACCCGTCCAGCACCGGCCAGGAGGCCTGCCAGATCGGTGCCGCCCTGGCCCTGGAGGAGCGCGACTGGCTCTTCCCGAGCTACCGCGACACGCTCGCCGTCATCGCCCGCGGCGTGGACCCGGTCGAGGCGCTCACGCTGCTGCGCGGCGACTGGCACAGCGGCTACGACCCCTGCGCCCACCGGGTGGCCCCCCTCAGCACCCCGCTGGCCACCCAGCTGCCGCACGCCGTCGGCCTCGCCCACGCCGCCCGCCTCAAGGGCGACGACGTGGTGGCGCTCGCCATGGTCGGCGACGGCGGCACCAGCGAGGGCGACTTCCACGAGGCGCTGAACTTCGCCGCCGTCTGGCAGGCCCCGGTCGTCTTCCTGGTCCAGAACAACGGCTTCGCCATCTCCGTCCCGCTCGCCAAGCAGACCGCCGCGCCCTCCCTGGCCCACAAGGCCGTCGGATACGGCATGCCGGGCCGGCTGGTGGACGGCAACGACGCAGCGGCCGTGCACCAGGTCCTCGGCGAGGCCGTACGGCACGCGCGCGCGGGCGGCGGCCCCACCCTGGTGGAAGCGGTGACGTACCGCCTCGACGCCCACACCAACGCCGACGACGCCACTCGCTACCGGGAGGACGCCGAGGTCGCGGCCTGGCGCGCGCACGACCCGGTCGAGCTGCTGGAACGCGAACTGACCGCGCGCGGCCTGCTGGACGAGGCCGGCATCGAGGCCGCCCGGAAGGACGCCGAGACCATGGCCGCCTCCCTGCGGGAACGCATGAACCGCGACCCCGAGCCGGACCCCATGGCCCTCTTCGACCACGTCTACGCCGAGAACACCGCCCAGCTGCGCGAGCAGCGCGCCCTGCTGCGGGCGGAGCTGGAGGCCGAGCGGGAGCCGTCCGGCGGACCCGGCGAGGAGCCCGGCGCGCGGGAAGGCGGCGCCCGATGA